A single genomic interval of Eurosta solidaginis isolate ZX-2024a chromosome 3, ASM4086904v1, whole genome shotgun sequence harbors:
- the Gp150 gene encoding uncharacterized protein Gp150, translated as MGKHHALVLLVLLALAEFQLSFTNSINSIDSSLLKNNLLDDVLKENTNELTHSTEHGIRISTPKVKTRPHTFGETTETAKLAKKSNDVAAAPSSTAATQQQMSDETLNDLIEASKHSYALADDPRFNKMLPNKLKTENSTTINNSNKSEENYYDYDSDDYDEEYNYIDDVGTTVSSTQKTKSSTTSKPAEDFDAVLKHSKKVEMKPIKEEKLSSSKSKDAQKTESKQEQSANKIEDLDEDDYEDDDDDDDDADDIKDDEEINFNENVPCPRYCMCARNVNSYLVATCSRFDPETQKFGSDITDLIVTDVGPKYPILLGPKFFLQMGLKYVSSIKISNCTIEFLHPEAFHGLDELYSVNLTNVGLAVINPNTFSRNKKLRLLTISGNDLSVMSNVHFLLNSSSIEELDLSRNNLMELRPQALSQLSNVVYINLSQNNLQKIPEHVFDYVETIEELDLSYNALKTLPPNIFNRTALAILHLKYNTITGDLHFGSEDLQQLDLSFNSIKHIHHGMFDKMTGLTNLNLKGNGITKIQADSFLALKSLRHIDLSINDLDQVSSMLFYKNSELDVIRLNDNPRLSQLPTDGFRSHNGVFTVYFLDISNCAIGALGHKTFSTMPHLATLKLAWNNINNLERDTFTSLTKLTELDLSNNLIARLDELVFMNNNELAKLNLAGNPIRKLSVRLFMPLAKLRELDVSDCELTSLLSENQYGMGRKYKFYETLRSFNASSNQIKRISSGDVRSFKNLHTLDISHNPLKCNEDFQDFISYAALTPNLGTNKMPTFANIDADASMFETQPTGDWAKLAHEICRHQETTVSKTKQKSLEKRIEQADKVLDSDAKSLWKIVENTKNYKHHILKDTEKSEVEIAGNLYGESADEDENKAEEDKDDEEEGNDSEYDDDEDDEDDDDDGENNNGKKNEQSEKKIDITKLHDFGMRVEDVDLTKETRDHFLLNKFLLNGDDSSENNGEEEIIIERGRIYYEGYKFLIPIIVITTSLLILMLLIAKIVAIVLHKRGERYRMALLASSNNSIVYQKLTEEIKPKVKEPKVPKVHRYAPINQV; from the exons ATGGGTAAACATCATGCACTGGTGTTGCTGGTGCTTCTCGCGCTAGCAGAATTTCAGCTTTCTTTCACAAACTCCATAAATTCGATCGATTCATCTTTacttaaaaataatcttttggacgATGTACTCAAAGAGAATACAAACGAGCTTACACATTCGACAGAACATGGTATTCGTATTTCCACACCCAAAGTAAAAACAAGACCGCATACTTTTGGTGAAACAACAGAAACTGCAAAGCTTGCCAAGAAATCCAACGATGTTGCAGCCGCCCCATCGTCTACAGCAGCGACGCAACAGCAAATGAGCGATGAAACACTGAACGATCTCATCGAAGCATCAAAACATAGCTACGCACTTGCCGATGATCCAAG ATTTAACAAAATGTTGCCCAATAAACTGAAAACGGAAAATTCCACCACTATAAATAATAGTAATAAGAGTGAAgaaaattactacgattatgataGCGATGATTACGATGAAGAGTACAACTACATCGATGATGTTGGCACAACAGTATCTAGCACTCAGAAAACAAAGTCCAGTACGACATCAAAGCCAGCTGAAGATTTTGATGCCGTGCTGAAGCATAGCAAAAAAGTGGAAATGAAGCCAATCAAGGAAGAAAAGTTG TCATCTTCCAAGTCAAAGGATGCCCAAAAGACTGAGAGCAAACAAGAGCAGAGCGCAAACAAAATCGAAGATTTGGATGAAGATGACTACGAagatgacgatgatgatgatgatgacgcaGATGATATTAAAGATGATGAAGAGATTAATTTCAATGAAAATGTACCTTGCCCCAGATATTGCATGTGCGCGCGTAATGTGAACAGTTATTTAGTGGCAACTTGCAGCAGATTTGATCCCGAAACACAAAAGTTCGGTTCTGATATTACTGATTTAATCGTTACTGATGTTGGACCAAAATATCCGATACTATTGGGACCAAAATTTTTCCTGCAAATGGGTTTGAAATATGTGTCTTCAATTAAAATTTCCAATTGTACCATTGAATTCCTGCATCCGGAAGCCTTCCACGGTTTGGACGAGTTATATTCAGTGAATCTAACGAATGTTGGTTTGGCGGTCATCAATCCAAACACATTCTCGAGAAATAAGAAATTGCGCTTACTTACGATCTCAGGCAACGATTTGAGTGTTATGTCTAATGTGCACTTCCTCTTAAAT TCCTCTAGCATTGAAGAGCTGGATTTGTCACGTAACAATTTAATGGAATTGCGTCCTCAAGCCTTATCGCAGCTCTCTAATGTTGTCTATATCAATTTGTCccaaaataatttacaaaagaTTCCTGAACATGTTTTCGATTATGTTGAGACCATCGAGGAACTGGATCTGTCTTATAATGCCTTAAAGACTCTGCCGCCCAATATCTTTAACCGTACTGCCTTAGCCATATTGCATTTGAAATACAACACAATTACCGGCGACTTGCACTTTGGCTCAGAAGATCTACAACAACTTGATCTGAGCTTCAACAGCATCAAGCACATACATCACGGCATGTTCGACAAAATGACGGGGTTGACTAATCTCAATCTCAAAGGGAATGGCATTACAAAAATTCAAGCCGACTCATTCTTAGCGTTAAAGAGCCTTCGTCACATTGATCTATCAATCAACGACTTGGACCAAGTGTCCAGCATGCTTTTCTATAAAAACTCCGAGTTAGATGTTATACGTCTCAATGACAACCCACGTCTCAGCCAATTGCCAACAGATGGTTTCCGTAGCCATAATGGCGTATTTACTGTTTACTTCTTGGACATCTCGAATTGCGCTATAGGTGCACTCGGGCACAAAACTTTCTCCACAATGCCTCACTTGGCTACATTAAAGCTCGCATggaataatattaacaatttggAACGCGATACATTCACCAGCCTTACCAAGTTGACTGAATTAGATTTGAGCAATAATCTGATAGCACGCTTGGATGAGTTGGTCTTCATGAATAATAACGAATTGGCAAAATTGAATTTGGCTGGTAATCCAATACGCAAACTGTCGGTACGTCTATTCATGCCTTTGGCTAAATTGCGCGAATTGGATGTCAGCGACTGTGAATTGACTTCACTGCTCTCTGAGAACCAATATGGCATGGGTCGTAAATATAAATTCTATGAAACTTTGCGCAGCTTCAATGCCTCTTCCAATCAAATCAAACGTATATCTTCGGGTGATGTTCGTAGCTTCAAGAACTTACACACCTTGGATATCTCACACAATCCATTGAAGTGTAACGAAGACTTCCAAGATTTCATTAGCTATGCAGCTCTCACACCAAATCTTGGCACCAATAAGATGCCGACATTTGCCAATATTGATGCCGACGCTAGCATGTTTGAAACTCAACCTACAGGCGATTGGGCTAAGTTGgcgcatgagatatgccgtcatcaAGAAACCACAGTGAGTAAGACAAAACAGAAGAGTTTGGAGAAACGTATCGAACAAGCGGATAAGGTACTGGATAGTGATGCCAAGAGTTTGTGGAAGATTGTAgagaacaccaaaaactacaaaCATCACATATTGAAGGACACTGAAAAGAGCGAAGTGGAGATTGCGGGCAATTTGTATGGTGAGAGTGCTGATGAAGATGAAAATAAAGCTGAGGAGGATAAAGATGATGAGGAAGAAGGAAACGATAGCGAATATGATGATGATGAGGACgatgaagatgatgatgatgacgggGAAAATAATAACGGTAAAAAGAATGAGCAAAGCGAAAAGAAGATTGACATTACAAAACTGCACGATTTCGGCATGCGTGTCGAGGATGTCGACCTGACCAAGGAAACGAGAGACCATTTCTTGTTGA ATAAATTCCTATTAAATGGCGATGATTCCAGTGAAAATAACGGGGAAGAAGAAATCATCATTGAACGTGGACGCATCTATTATGAAGGCTATAAATTCCTTATACCCATCATTGTTATTACGACCAGTTTACTCATTCTTATGTTGCTGATCGCCAAAATTGTAGCAATTGTGCTACATAAACGTGGCGAACGTTATCGTATGGCTTTATTGGCATCATCCAACAATTCCATCGTCTATCAGAAACTCACCGAAGAAATCAAACCGAAAGTGAAAGAGCCAAAGGTGCCAAAAGTGCATCGTTATGCACCAATTAATCAGGTCTAA